The following proteins come from a genomic window of Macadamia integrifolia cultivar HAES 741 chromosome 14, SCU_Mint_v3, whole genome shotgun sequence:
- the LOC122060532 gene encoding uncharacterized protein LOC122060532, which yields MICSVPSAKSDSSWLDRLRSSKGFSVGNDLDLERFLDHNSDHPLSVDVNVSDVIRGNNTDSPNPNFDSVPLDKKSVSEGRKKEVNFGFRGHRKKEDLFNVMSNVLAELFNMGDQGDLERIRGYEKKKSSRKQRYPKICSFSASASVDDGRLPGVVKADGMPAMSPSSTDNNSETEMTQNGGCMKPKEKGKCDSLTLVEEKAQTDLSSYSCVEVTIIDTSYSDWKSEKLLFRKRDVWKVREKKSISGNLNVFRRKREAKESRKKVGGMKKTKLFKSDKKGGGKKKRKLSQPPLSTSKEAGREELTYPSNKNAGKELCKEMPDGSQVPKKRSHFSRSPRKPINRNSPLFHVQNISSSMKDECAPSKRQSQGYMMKSC from the exons ATGATCTGTTCTGTTCCGTCCGCCAAATCGGATTCCAGTTGGCTGGACCGGCTGCGGTCTTCTAAAGGTTTTTCCGTTGGCAATGATCTCGATCTTGAACGATTCCTAGACCATAACTCCGATCACCCTCTTTCCGTCGACGTCAATGTTTCTGATGTTATTCGGGGGAACAACACCGACTCCCCCAATCCAAACTTTGATTCTGTACCGTTGGACAAGAAATCAGTCTCcgaagggagaaaaaaagaggtGAATTTTGGCTTCAGGGGGCATCGGAAGAAAGAAGACTTGTTTAACGTGATGAGCAATGTTCTAGCAGAGctcttcaatatgggagaccaggGGGACCTTGAGAGGATTAGAGGatatgagaagaaaaagagctCTCGGAAACAGCGTTACCCAAAAATTTGTTCGTTTTCTGCATCTGCAAGCGTTGACGATGGCCGCTTGCCCGGTGTAGTGAAAGCTGATGGGATGCCAGCAATGTCACCTTCAAGCACCGATAATAACAGTGAAACAGAAATGACTCAAAACGGTGGTTGCATGAAGccaaaggagaaaggaaagTGCGATTCTCTTACACTTGTAGAGGAGAAGGCACAGACAGATCTTTCGTCTTACTCTTGCGTCGAAGTAACAATCATAGACACGAGTTATTCGGATTGGAAATCTGAGAAACTGCTTTTCAGGAAGCGGGATGTTTGGAAAGTCCGTGAGAAGAAGTCAATTTCGGGGAATTTGAACGTGTTTAGAAGGAAGAGGGAGGCGAAGGAGTCTCGTAAGAAAGTTGGAGGAATGAAGAAAACAAAGCTTTTCAAGTCTGATAAAAAAGgtggaggaaagaagaaaagaaagctttCTCAACCACCCCTGAGCACATCCAAGGAAGCAGGTCGGGAAGAGCTTACATATCCATCAAACAAA AATGCTGGAAAGGAATTATGCAAGGAGATGCCAGATGGAAGCCAAGTTCCTAAAAAGAG GTCACATTTCTCCAGGTCACCAAGGAAACCTATCAACCGTAATTCGCCTCTTTTTCATGTACAAAACATTTCTTCAAGCATGAAGGATGAGTGTGCACCTTCCAAGAGGCAGTCTCAAGGATACATGATGAAGAGTTGCTGA